The genomic DNA CGTAGGCCGCGCCGGCCGAAGTCTCGAGCCTGTTCAGCGCGAGGTCGGCCTTGGCCAGGTGCGTATCCGCATTCATCAACGCTTCGCGCTGGGCATCGGCACGCCCCGCCATCACCAGGTCGGTCTGGCCCGCGACGAGGTCGACGGTGCGCGCCCGCAGCGCCTCGATGCCATGTGCGCGGCGCACCGCCGGGCGCCGGGCGCGCCGCGCGATGAACAGCGCCATGCCCCAGCCGACGGCCACCAGCCACAGCAGCAGCACGAGCCCCACGCCGACGCGCATGAACCCGAGCACCGCACCCGCGAGCAGCGCCGCGCCCAGTGCCGCGGCGGCGGGCACGAGCAGCCGCAGGTAGAGCGACTCCAGCGCATCGATGTCGGAGGTCAGCCGGAACAGCAGCCGCGACGGCCGCATCGCCAGTTCGAGCGCCGCGCCGGGGCGTGCCCAGCCGCGGAACAGGCGCACGCGCAATGCCGCGAGCACGCCGAAGGTCGCATCGTGCGTGACCAGGCGCTCGCCGTAGCGCGATGCGGTGCGTCCCAGCGCCAGCAGCCGGATGCCGGCCGAGGGCATGAACACGTCGAAGGTGAAGGCCGTGGCCGCGTGCAGGCCGGCCAGCGCCGTCGCGGTGATGAACCAGCCCGACAGGCCGAGCAAGGCCATGCCGGCCAGCACCGTGGCCGCCGCCAGCAGGCCGCCCCACAGCAGCGCGCGGGGCTGCGTGGCGAGGAACGGCCGCAGCACCAGCCGGAGGTCGCGCCAGTCGCTTCGCGGGCTCATGCGGCGCGCTCCAAGGCATCGGCGTCGAGACAGATCGAGCGGTTCATGCGCGCCGCCAGGACCGGGTCGTGCGTGGCAACGACCAGGGTCTTTCCGCGCGCCAGGTCCAGCAGCGCGTCGGCCACCTGGCTGGCGGTTTCAGTGTCGAGGTGGGCGGTGGGCTCGTCCACCAGCAGCAGGTCGGCATGCCGGTGGACCGCGACGCGCGCCAGCGCCAGGCGCACCGCCTCGCCGCCCGACAGGCCGATGCCGCCCTCGCCCAGCGCCACGCCCGGATGCGCCTGCGCCACCGTCTCGAGGGAGGCGAAGCGCATCGCGGCCGCAACCTGCGAGACATCCACGCCGGCGCGCCCGAGCGCGACGTTGGATTCAACCGAGCCCGCGAACACATGCGGCTTCTGTCCCATCCACGCGATGCGCTGGCGCAGCGCACCCACCGTGCGATCGGACAGCGGCACGCCGCCGATGGAAATTTCGCCGCGCGCGGCCGGCAGCAGCCCCGCCATCAGCGACAGCAGCGCCGTCTTGCCCGTGCCGCTCGCGCCCGTGAGCGCCACGTGCTCGCCGGCCGCAATGCGCAGATCGAAGCCTTCGAAGACCTGGCGCTCGTCGCCCGGCCATGCGAAATGCAGGCCGCGGATCACGATGGCGGGTGCGCAGCCTGCGCGGGCCGCGCCTGTCGCAGCACTGGCGACCGGGGCGTGCGCTCCGGGCAGCGGCAATGCGCGGGCGCGCAGCGCATCGAGCGCCTGCAGTGCCGCCTCGCCGGCCGCGCGGTCGTGCCAGACCGCCGAGAGTTCGCGCAGCGGTTCGAAGAACGCCGGCGCGAGCAGCAGGATGAACAGCCCTTCCCCCAGGCTCAGCTGGCCTCCCCAGGCACCGAAGCCCAAGGTGCCCAGCAGATGGAAACCGACGTACGCCGCCACCATGGCCACGCCCAGCGCCGAGAAAAGCTCCAGCACCGCCGACGAGAGGAAGGCGATGCGCAGCACCGCCATGGTCCGTTCCCGCAGCGACTGCGCCGCCTGCCCGAGCCGCAGTGCGGCGGCATCCACCGCATCGAGCGCGCGCAGCGTGGCCAGCCCGCGCAGCCGGTCGAGCAGGAAGGCGTTCATGCCGCCCATCTCGACCATCTGCGCCTCGCTCGCCGCCTTGGCGCGCCAGCCGACGATGGCCATGAAAAGCGGGATGAGCGGAGCGGCCACCAGCAGCACGAGTGCCGCCACCCACGAAAGGCTGGCCACTGCCGCCAGGATGACGACCGGAACCACCATCGCGCGCCAGCGTGCCGGCCAGTAACGCACCAGATACGGCACCAGTGCTTCCGCCTGCTCGGCCAGAACGCTGGCCGCGCGCCCGGATGCGGCACGCTCGCGGTCCAGCGGCGAACCGGCCGCCAGCGCCAAGGCAGTCTGGGCGCGCAGCGCCGAGAGCTGCGCCCTTGCATGTCCGAAGATGCGCCTTGCGCCCCATGCCTCGCACACAGCCCGCAGCACGCCGAGCAGCAGGATGCCGCAGGCCGGCCACTGCACCGCCGAAATCCCCTGCCCCGAGGCCAGCCCCTGCACGGCCATGGCCAGCAACGCCGCCTGCGGAATCCACGTGAGCGCCGCGGCGCCCTGCACGAGGCTTGCGGCATCCGGCCGTGCAGAAAACTGCAGCGGCGGCCGTGGCGGAGGATGCTTGATCATTCCTTGATATTTTGTATTTTCAGTATTTACTGAATATTCGCAATCTTATCAAAGGCGGAAAAACCCTGAAGCAGCCGGGAGCGTGACCGCTCCGGCGCCCTCTTGCAACCATTTCAGTGAAAACCGCCCGCGCCCTGCGCTGCCAGCGCGGGCGGCTCAGGTCAGAGCGAGACGAGCATCCCGCTGACCAGCAGGGCTGCGAACAGCACCGCGACCACGCGCCACGACGCGGGCCGCAGCTCGACGCTGCGGTGCAGCAACTGCGCAGCGGCCACCGAAAGCCCGAAGGTGGCGGCCAGGCCCAGCACATCGATCCAGGCGGGATGCGGCCCCAGCTGTGCCGCCGCCGCATTGGTGGCCAGCAGCACCGGGAAATGGATCAGGAACAGCGAATACGACATGCGGCCCAGCCGCTGCAAGGGCATGGCCGCATCCGGCCAGCGCCCGAGCGAGAGCCAGCCGCGCCGCTGCGCAACGGCAATCAGCAGCGCGCTCACCAGGGCGGTGGCGATGCGGCTGCGCCAGTCGACCGCGAGCGCGCCCGCGCCGGTCAGCGCGAGCAGCACGATGGCACTGCGCCAGGTGCTCGCGCGCGTCGCGCGTCCGATCCAGAAGGCCAGCATGCCGAGCCCGTAGGCGCCGAAGAAATAGAACCCCGTACCGTCGAGATCGGCGTTGCGGTTGAAGAGCAGCAGCGAAGCGGTGGCCAGGCACAACACCAGCGCCACCGGAATCCAGCGCTCGTACGAAGCCGCAGCCGGTGCCGGTGCGCGCCGCAGCATCGCGGGAAGCCCCATGAGCACCAGCGCCAGCACGAACAGCTGGAAGTCGATGGCCACGTACCAGACGCCCGTGGACAGCGCCTCGTAGCCCAGCAGGTCCTGTATCAGCAAGCCGTGCGCAAGCAACTGGCCGATGCTCGGCGCGGCCGGCACGTCGTCGCCCGCCATCCAGGGGCGCACCAGGGCGGCCACCAGCACCGACACCGTGAGCGCCGCCAGGTAGGGCATGACCAGGCGGCCGTAGCGCTGCAGGATGCGCGCCATCGGCCGCTCCACGCGCAGCAAGCCGTCGGGTGCCAGGCTGGAAGCCGCAAGAAAGCCGGCAATCACCAGGAAGACCTGCACCGCGAGCCGGCCGTCATCGGCCAGCCAGCCCAGCAGGCCCGGTGCCAGCAGGAAGGCGCCCACCGGCATCGTGCCGTAGCGCGACAGGTGGTGCCCGACGATCACCGCGCAAGCGACGCCCTTGGCGATGTCGAGCAGCGGCATCCGCCCGCGCTGCGCGGGCTCCGCGGCAGGCGCCGGGTTGCGCGCGCCGTTCAAAGTGCGAGCCGCTGCCTTGCTTCCTGGTATTCGCGCTTGAGCTTTTCGATGAACGCGGCCGCGCTTGCCACTTCGGTCACGGCGCCGATGCCCTGGCCCGAGCCCCAGATGTCTTTCCAGGCCTTGGCCTTGCTGCCCTCGCCGCCGCCGAAGTTCATGGTCTTGACGTCGCCTTCGGGCAGGTTGGCCGGGTCCATGCCGGCCTTGACGATGCTGGGCGCCAGGTAGTTGCCGTGCACGCCCGTGAAGAGGCTGGAATAGACGATGTCGTCGGAAGTGCCTTCGACGATGGCCTGCTTGTACTCGTCGCTCGCGCGCGCTTCCTCGGTCGCGATGAAGGCGGTGCCGATGTAGGCGAAGTCGGCGCCCATGGCCTGCGCCGCGAGCACCGCGCCGCCGGTGGCGATGGAGCCCGACAGCGCAATGGGGCCGTCGAACCACTGGCGGATTTCCTGCACCAGCGCGAACGGGCTCTTCACGCCCGCATGGCCGCCGGCGCCGGCCGCCACGGCAATGATGCCGTCGGCGCCCTTCTCGATCGCCTTCTGCGCGAACTTGTTGTTGATGATGTCGTGCAGCGTGACGCCGCCGTAGCTGTGCACCGCATCGTTCACGTCGGTGCGCGCGCCCAGCGAGGTGATGACGATCGGCACCTTGTACTTCACGACCATCTCCATGTCGTGCTCGAGCCGGTCGTTGCTCTTGTGCACGATCTGGTTGATGGCGAAGGGCGCGGCGGGCTTGTCCGGATTGGCCTTGTTGTAGGCCGCGAGTTCCTCGGTGATCTCGGCCAGCCAGTCTTCGAGCTGGGCCGCGGGGCGGGCGTTGAGCGCCGGCATCGAGCCGACCACGCCGGCCTTGCATTGCGCGATCACGAGCTTGGGGTTGCTGATGATGAACAGCGGCGAGCCGATGATGGGCAGCGGCAGGTTGGCGAGCACGGGGGGCAGCTTCGACATGTCGTCTCCGGGAATGGGGTTCGGTTTTATATAAGAGGAAGGCCTGCATCGCCCGTCAGGTGGGCGACACGGGGCCTTGGGTCATCAGAAGGCGTCGAGCGCCAGCGCCGTCACGCTTTCCGCGCCATCGACGATGCTGTCGCGCAGCCCGGGCGCCTTGGCGAGGATGTGCTCGGCATAGAAACGCGCGGTCGCGATCTTGGCCTGCATGAAATCCACGTCGACGTTGTGCGACGCAAGGTCCTCTGCAATGATCAGCGAGCGCGCCAGCTGCCAGCCGGCCACGAGGTTGCCCGCGAGCATCAGGTAGGGCACGCTGCCTGCGAACACCGCGTTGGGCGAGGCCTTGGTCTGGCCCGCCACGAAATCCACCACTTCCACAAAAGCCTCGCGCGCGGCCTTCAGGCGCTTGAGCACCGCCGCCGCGGCCGCGCTGCTGTCGCTCTTGGCAAGCTCGGCTTCGGTCTTCTCGATCTGCGCCGCAATGGCCCTGGCGGTCTGGCCGCCGTCGCGCGCCGTCTTGCGGCCCACGAGGTCGTTGGCCTGGATCGCGGTGGTGCCTTCGTAGATCGTGAGGATCTTGGCGTCGCGGTAGTACTGCGCCGCACCGGTCTCCTCGATGAAGCCCATGCCGCCATGCACCTGCACGCCGAGCGAGGTCACTTCGAGGCTCATCTCGGTGCTGTAGCCCTTGACCAGCGGCACCATGAATTCGTAGAAGGCCTGGTTCTGCTTGCGCGCCTCGGCATCGGGATGGTGGTGCGCAGCGTCGTAGGCGGCGGCGGCCACCGAGGCCATGGCGCGGCAGCCTTCGGTGTAGGCGCGCATGGTCATCAGCATGCGCTTGACGTCGGGGTGGTGGATGATGGGCGCGCTCGCGTTCATCGACCCGTCGACGGGGCGGCTCTGCACGCGGTCTTTCGCGTAGGCCACGGCGTGCTGGTAGGCGCGTTCGGCAATCGCGATGCCCTGCATGCCCACGGCGTAGCGGGCCGAGTTCATCATGATGAACATGTACTCGAGGCCACGATTTTCCTGGCCGACGAGATACCCGACGGCACCGCCGTGGTCGCCATACTGCAGCACGGCGGTCGGCGAGGCCTTGATGCCCATCTTGTGCTCGATGCTCACGCAGTGCACGTCGTTGCGTTCGCTTAAGCGACCGTCCTTGTTCACGAGGAACTTCGGCACCACGAACAGGCTGATGCCCTTCACGCCTTCGGGCGCGCCGGTGACGCGTGCGAGCACCAGGTGCACGATGTTCTCGGCCATGTCGTGCTCACCGTAGGTGATGAAGATCTTGGTGCCGAAGACCTTGTAGGTGCCGTCGGGCTGCGGTTCGGCGCGGCTGCGCACCAGCGCCAGGTCGCTGCCGGCCTGCGGCTCGGTGAGGTTCATGGTGCCGGTCCACTGGCCGCTCACGAGCTTCTCCAGGTACACCGCCTTGAGTTCGTCGGAGCCGGCCGTGAGCAGCGCCTCGATGGCGCCGTCGCTCAAAAGCGGGCACAGCGCGAAGCTCATGTTGGCCGAATTGAGCATCTCGCCGCAGGCCGCGCCGATGGTCTTGGGCAGGCCCTGGCCGCCGAAATCCGCCGGATGCTGAAGGCCTTGCCAGCCACCCGACACGTACTGCGCGAAGGCTTCCTTGAAGCCCGGCGTGGTCGTGACCTGGCCGTCCTTGAAGGACGAGGGGTTGCGGTCGCCCTCG from Variovorax sp. V93 includes the following:
- the cydD gene encoding thiol reductant ABC exporter subunit CydD encodes the protein MIKHPPPRPPLQFSARPDAASLVQGAAALTWIPQAALLAMAVQGLASGQGISAVQWPACGILLLGVLRAVCEAWGARRIFGHARAQLSALRAQTALALAAGSPLDRERAASGRAASVLAEQAEALVPYLVRYWPARWRAMVVPVVILAAVASLSWVAALVLLVAAPLIPLFMAIVGWRAKAASEAQMVEMGGMNAFLLDRLRGLATLRALDAVDAAALRLGQAAQSLRERTMAVLRIAFLSSAVLELFSALGVAMVAAYVGFHLLGTLGFGAWGGQLSLGEGLFILLLAPAFFEPLRELSAVWHDRAAGEAALQALDALRARALPLPGAHAPVASAATGAARAGCAPAIVIRGLHFAWPGDERQVFEGFDLRIAAGEHVALTGASGTGKTALLSLMAGLLPAARGEISIGGVPLSDRTVGALRQRIAWMGQKPHVFAGSVESNVALGRAGVDVSQVAAAMRFASLETVAQAHPGVALGEGGIGLSGGEAVRLALARVAVHRHADLLLVDEPTAHLDTETASQVADALLDLARGKTLVVATHDPVLAARMNRSICLDADALERAA
- a CDS encoding acyl-CoA dehydrogenase — its product is MSYTAPLKDMLFDIEHLANIGEIARLPGFEDAGLETAQAVLEECARFNQDVVAPLNIEGDRNPSSFKDGQVTTTPGFKEAFAQYVSGGWQGLQHPADFGGQGLPKTIGAACGEMLNSANMSFALCPLLSDGAIEALLTAGSDELKAVYLEKLVSGQWTGTMNLTEPQAGSDLALVRSRAEPQPDGTYKVFGTKIFITYGEHDMAENIVHLVLARVTGAPEGVKGISLFVVPKFLVNKDGRLSERNDVHCVSIEHKMGIKASPTAVLQYGDHGGAVGYLVGQENRGLEYMFIMMNSARYAVGMQGIAIAERAYQHAVAYAKDRVQSRPVDGSMNASAPIIHHPDVKRMLMTMRAYTEGCRAMASVAAAAYDAAHHHPDAEARKQNQAFYEFMVPLVKGYSTEMSLEVTSLGVQVHGGMGFIEETGAAQYYRDAKILTIYEGTTAIQANDLVGRKTARDGGQTARAIAAQIEKTEAELAKSDSSAAAAAVLKRLKAAREAFVEVVDFVAGQTKASPNAVFAGSVPYLMLAGNLVAGWQLARSLIIAEDLASHNVDVDFMQAKIATARFYAEHILAKAPGLRDSIVDGAESVTALALDAF
- a CDS encoding NAD(P)H-dependent flavin oxidoreductase: MSKLPPVLANLPLPIIGSPLFIISNPKLVIAQCKAGVVGSMPALNARPAAQLEDWLAEITEELAAYNKANPDKPAAPFAINQIVHKSNDRLEHDMEMVVKYKVPIVITSLGARTDVNDAVHSYGGVTLHDIINNKFAQKAIEKGADGIIAVAAGAGGHAGVKSPFALVQEIRQWFDGPIALSGSIATGGAVLAAQAMGADFAYIGTAFIATEEARASDEYKQAIVEGTSDDIVYSSLFTGVHGNYLAPSIVKAGMDPANLPEGDVKTMNFGGGEGSKAKAWKDIWGSGQGIGAVTEVASAAAFIEKLKREYQEARQRLAL
- a CDS encoding acyltransferase family protein; translation: MPLLDIAKGVACAVIVGHHLSRYGTMPVGAFLLAPGLLGWLADDGRLAVQVFLVIAGFLAASSLAPDGLLRVERPMARILQRYGRLVMPYLAALTVSVLVAALVRPWMAGDDVPAAPSIGQLLAHGLLIQDLLGYEALSTGVWYVAIDFQLFVLALVLMGLPAMLRRAPAPAAASYERWIPVALVLCLATASLLLFNRNADLDGTGFYFFGAYGLGMLAFWIGRATRASTWRSAIVLLALTGAGALAVDWRSRIATALVSALLIAVAQRRGWLSLGRWPDAAMPLQRLGRMSYSLFLIHFPVLLATNAAAAQLGPHPAWIDVLGLAATFGLSVAAAQLLHRSVELRPASWRVVAVLFAALLVSGMLVSL